In Syngnathus acus chromosome 21, fSynAcu1.2, whole genome shotgun sequence, one genomic interval encodes:
- the lrrfip1a gene encoding leucine-rich repeat flightless-interacting protein 1 isoform X2 has translation MGTQGTGRKRNSNKERTTAEDDALNLIARDAEARLAAKRAARAEAREIRMRELERQQKEIFQVQKKYYGLNPKADDRSDSKWGDIEQWMEDSERYSRPSHTHTLSDDDERMSAGSRGSARGSSLLSHKSKKKKKHKHKDKDRNGHDDEHSVLSSRASYAASSDMYSLNGLSAAAAGRNPASTGSYQSSLYEDGLYSGSRQVSGSNSGSHIPIEYASYRSSSNSRTSSRANSARTSPVDERGGSVASLLRSVSGSRGLPRDLANVTIPDFLDVDDRDYPEKGSRAASALTATTLTSLGGSSSRRGSVESALTVDAESATREIKEIHELKDQIQDVESKYSQNLKEVKEALAEVEEKYRKAMVSNAQLDNEKNNLMYQVDTLKDSLMELEELLSESRRQFEDKLKDFEREQHAHSVLQFQFNDMKETLKQSEELLNEIRQLRLKQESFAREIADLQETVEWKDKKIGALERQKEYTDAIRTERDDLREEVVKLKDILKKHGIVLGPDLSVNGDANETETDAAAGGDGASPSSPAEGSSVLGSSDDSGLRSRGKEAVDQEERGQVFEEGQTSAADRLSDTYEASGSVKEKMANAVVQDNDATGQTVTRVNSDLEETDAIMNGNLIEAVQELCPQDQTSPQTSCPVGANESESSRQEQMKDSESCPHLELLHEEMGDVVAFEENSQSCPLDGEYAEPCPRVQGVGEPQSGLQADLQSSPQEDIPPSKSCQGEDVKTSPHGDGKDFESNIQDPEWCPQVEVKSSEWCPQVEDAKDDGQEDGNDSEPCSRVQVGQDSQSGPRVVEGIAELQQETAEASSGDAETNVTKPAAGKSANVRGKKKKKKRRGKRKAEELSHQRDNKGGNGTTEQDKLQTEGAGAPLANADCAHDIQCLQEATQQAEPANLHHLQESTTAQMLHADEQSSRHLEMEKVEIVQAQAPKESFDSAEAQEGSDPILDKDAIIDDTTIVSGPGDTTFVQNEVETSSPTLNDNKEDSVGQLESCDEAASESHNRVSVTSPDDIGDGLQDSSSSSALRADSLTEVVFKQQTFTNQEDEEILKKDNDHLLTFVQPEKSSHDLDEEETRAGLVADGRTLLCEDGFVDAALDTLESQKVSHQVTNENLAAAEEHESMEGDHQAADLRACQQDSGEDEDEKGHSFDFDDMDLDTAVETLGNPERRRVEVGDEDVASDELQTDKNRKDSEAVAPEQTDVEMAVEVLPDECSKNNNNSNTETPTTRRDARGAAPNVLTNVESHGKDGQPSNTGLPQTPGEDQIPAQAAPLAVDSVENAQDASATLSNMEAPVSGKDSKKNGKQGKGKGKDDCKVT, from the exons ATGGGCACCCAGGGCACAGGACGCAAAAGAAACAGTAACAAGGAGCGAACCACGGCAGAGGACGATGCCCTCAATCTCATCGCCAGAGAC GCCGAGGCCCGACTGGCAGCCAAGAGGGCAGCGAGGGCGGAAGCCAGAGAGATCCGCATGCGGGAGCTTGAGAGGCAACAAAAAGAg ATCTTTCAGGTGCAGAAG aaaTATTACGGCTTGAATCCTAAAGCAGATGACCGATCAGACAGCAAATGGGGCGATATTGAGCAATGGATG GAGGACAGTGAGCGATACTCGCGACCTTCGCACACGCATACG CTTTCAGATGACGACGAACGGATGTCTGCGGGGAGCCGAGGCAGCGCCAGG GGCTCGTCCTTGCTCTCGCATAAgtccaagaaaaagaagaaacataAGCACAAAGATAAGGAC AGGAACGGCCACGATGATGAGCACAGTGTTCTATCCAGCCGG GCATCGTACGCCGCCTCATCTGACATGTACAGCCTCAATGGCctgtccgccgccgccgcaggcAGGAACCCGGCTTCGACTGGTTCCTACCAG AGCTCCTTATACGAGGACGGGCTCTATTCCGGGTCGCGCCAAGTGTCCGGCTCCAACTCTGGCTCCCATATc CCAATAGAGTACGCTAGCTACCGCAGCAGCTCCAACTCCAGAACTTCCAGTCGGGCCAATTCTGCCCGTACCAGCCCAGTG GACGAGCGCGGTGGCTCTGTTGCCAGTCTGTTGAGAAGCGTTTCCGGTAGCAGGGGACTCCCCAGGGATCTGGCCAATGTTACCATTCCCGATTTTTTAGAC GTAGACGACAGGGATTATCCTGAGAAA GGTTCTCGAGCGGCTTCCGCATTAACGGCGACCACTCTCACCTCCCTCGGCGGGAGTTCCTCACGGAGAGGAAGCGTCGAGAGCGCCCTCACCGTCGATGCGGAAAGTGCCACAAGGGAAATCAAG GAAATTCATGAACTGAAGGATCAGATTCAAGATGTGGAGTCCAAGTACAGTCAGAACCTAAAAGAAGTCAAG gagGCCTTAGCAGAGGTGGAGGAGAAGTACCGCAAGGCCATGGTGTCCAACGCCCAGCTggacaatgaaaaaaacaacctgaTGTACCAGGTGGACACGCTCAAAGACTCGCTGATGGAACTGGAGGAACTCCTGTCTGAGTCAAGGCGGCAGTTCGAGGACAAGCTCAAG GATTTTGAACGTGAGCAACACGCCCACAGTGTGCTTCAGTTCCAGTTCAACGACATGAAGGAGACCCTGAAACAAAGCGAGGAGCTGCTAAAT GAGATTCGCCAGTTGCGTTTGAAGCAGGAGAGTTTTGCTAGGGAAATAGCCGATCTCCAAGAAACAGTGGAGTGGAAGGATAAGAAAATTGGG GCCTTAGAGCGACAGAAAGAATACACGGACGCGATCCGAACCGAGCGAGACGATCTCAGAGAAGAGGTGGTGAAGCTGAAAGATATTCTGAAG AAACACGGAATAGTGCTGGGACCCGACCTGAGCGTCAACGGCGACGCCAACGAGACGGAAACGGACGCGGCCGCCGGCGGAGACGGCGCTTCGCCGAGCTCCCCGGCGGAGGGGAGCAGCGTGCTTG GAAGCTCAGACGACTCTGGGTTGAGAAGTAGAGGCAAGGAAGCGGTGGATCAAGAAGAGCGCGGACAAGTGTTTGAGGAAGGCCAGACGAGCGCCGCCGATAGGCTCTCGGACACTTATGAGGCGTCCGGCTCCgtgaaagaaaagatggcaaaTGCCGTCGTTCAAGACAATGACGCAACGGGTCAAACAGTCACGCGAGTCAACTCTGATTTAGAGGAGACAGACGCAATAATGAATGGTAATTTGATAGAAGCTGTCCAAGAATTGTGCCCCCAAGATCAAACAAGTCCCCAAACAAGTTGCCCAGTAGGCGCTAATGAGTCCGAATCAAGTCGCCAAGAACAAATGAAAGATTCCGAATCGTGTCCCCATCTGGAGCTCCTTCATGAAGAGATGGGAGACGTCGTAGCTTTTGAAGAAAATTCCCAATCGTGTCCCTTAGATGGTGAATATGCTGAACCGTGTCCCCGTGTGCAAGGCGTTGGAGAACCTCAGTCTGGTCTCCAAGCAGATTTGCAATCATCTCCTCAAGAAGATATTCCTCCATCTAAATCCTGTCAAGGGGAAGATGTCAAAACATCTCCCCATGGAGATGGGAAAGATTTCGAATCAAACATTCAAGACCCAGAATGGTGCCCCCAAGTAGAGGTCAAAAGTTCTGAATGGTGTCCCCAAGTGGAAGATGCAAAGGATGACGGACAAGAAGACGGAAATGATTCGGAACCGTGTTCCCGAGTACAAGTCGGCCAAGACTCGCAATCTGGTCCGCGAGTCGTGGAGGGCATCGCTGAACTGCAGCAGGAAACTGCTGAAGCAAGCAGCGGTGACGCAGAAACAAATGTCACCAAGCCTGCCGCCGGTAAGAGCGCAAACGTCcgtgggaaaaagaaaaaaaagaagaggagaggCAAAAGGAAAGCTGAGGAACTAAGTCATCAAAGGGACAACAAAGGAGGAAATGGGACCACGGAGCAAGACAAGCTCCAGACAGAAGGCGCAGGAGCACCATTAGCAAACGCAGACTGTGCTCACGACATCCAGTGCCTTCAAGAAGCCACTCAACAGGCGGAGCCCGCAAACCTTCACCATCTCCAAGAAAGCACGACGGCGCAAATGCTCCATGCGGATGAGCAAAGCAGTCGAcatttggaaatggaaaaagtaGAAATAGTGCAAGCGCAAGCTCCAAAAGAAAGTTTTGATTCTGCCGAAGCGCAGGAAGGATCAGATCCCATTTTGGACAAAGACGCCATTATAGATGACACCACCATCGTTTCAGGTCCTGGTGACACGACCTTTGTCCAGAATGAAGTTGAAACAAGTTCTCCAACGCTCAACGATAATAAGGAAGACTCCGTAGGCCAGTTGGAAAGCTGCGACGAAGCGGCCTCAGAAAGTCACAATCGGGTGTCTGTGACGTCTCCCGACGACATCGGCGACGGTCTCCAAGACTCGTCGTCATCGTCTGCGCTACGAGCCGATAGCCTCACGGAGGTTGTTTTCAAACAGCAAACGTTTACAAATcaagaggatgaggagatCTTGAAAAAGGACAACGACCACTTGCTCACTTTTGTCCAGCCGGAGAAATCCTCGCATGACCTTGACGAGGAGGAGACTCGGGCCGGACTCGTTGCCGACGGACGGACTTTGCTTTGCGAAGATGGTTTTGTTGACGCTGCCTTGGACACGCTGGAGTCGCAGAAAGTGAGCCATCAAGTCACGAATGAAAACCTAGCTGCTGCAGAGGAGCATGAAAGCATGGAAGGTGACCATCAAGCCGCCGATCTCCGCGCCTGCCAGCAGGACAGTGGGGAGGATGAAGATGAGAAAGGGCATTCCTTTGATTTTGACGACATGGACCTGGACACCGCCGTGGAGACGCTGGGAAATCCTGAGCGGCGGCGAGTTGAGGTGGGAGATGAAGACGTCGCATCAGATGAGCTCCAAACCGACAAGAACAGAAAGGATAGCGAGGCGGTCGCACCAGAGCAGACAGATGTTGAGATGGCCGTGGAAGTCCTGCCAGATGAATGTagtaagaataataataatagcaatACTGAAACGCCAACAACGCGGAGAGATGCGCGTGGAGCCGCACCAAACGTTTTGACCAATGTAGAAAGCCACGGGAAGGACGGCCAGCCTTCCAACACTGGACTTCCGCAAACCCCGGGCGAAGACCAAATCCCAGCTCAGGCCGCGCCGTTAGCGGTAGATAGCGTTGAGAATGCGCAAGATGCAAGCGCCACCCTTAGCAACATGGAGGCGCCCGTCTCTGGAAAAGACAGCAAGAAAAATGGAAAGCAGGGAAAAGGCAAGGGCAAAGATGACTGCAAGGTGACTTAG
- the lrrfip1a gene encoding leucine-rich repeat flightless-interacting protein 1 isoform X7, translated as MGTQGTGRKRNSNKERTTAEDDALNLIARDAEARLAAKRAARAEAREIRMRELERQQKELSDDDERMSAGSRGSARGSSLLSHKSKKKKKHKHKDKDRNGHDDEHSVLSSRASYAASSDMYSLNGLSAAAAGRNPASTGSYQSSLYEDGLYSGSRQVSGSNSGSHIPIEYASYRSSSNSRTSSRANSARTSPVDERGGSVASLLRSVSGSRGLPRDLANVTIPDFLDVDDRDYPEKGSRAASALTATTLTSLGGSSSRRGSVESALTVDAESATREIKEIHELKDQIQDVESKYSQNLKEVKEALAEVEEKYRKAMVSNAQLDNEKNNLMYQVDTLKDSLMELEELLSESRRQFEDKLKDFEREQHAHSVLQFQFNDMKETLKQSEELLNEIRQLRLKQESFAREIADLQETVEWKDKKIGALERQKEYTDAIRTERDDLREEVVKLKDILKKHGIVLGPDLSVNGDANETETDAAAGGDGASPSSPAEGSSVLGSSDDSGLRSRGKEAVDQEERGQVFEEGQTSAADRLSDTYEASGSVKEKMANAVVQDNDATGQTVTRVNSDLEETDAIMNGNLIEAVQELCPQDQTSPQTSCPVGANESESSRQEQMKDSESCPHLELLHEEMGDVVAFEENSQSCPLDGEYAEPCPRVQGVGEPQSGLQADLQSSPQEDIPPSKSCQGEDVKTSPHGDGKDFESNIQDPEWCPQVEVKSSEWCPQVEDAKDDGQEDGNDSEPCSRVQVGQDSQSGPRVVEGIAELQQETAEASSGDAETNVTKPAAGKSANVRGKKKKKKRRGKRKAEELSHQRDNKGGNGTTEQDKLQTEGAGAPLANADCAHDIQCLQEATQQAEPANLHHLQESTTAQMLHADEQSSRHLEMEKVEIVQAQAPKESFDSAEAQEGSDPILDKDAIIDDTTIVSGPGDTTFVQNEVETSSPTLNDNKEDSVGQLESCDEAASESHNRVSVTSPDDIGDGLQDSSSSSALRADSLTEVVFKQQTFTNQEDEEILKKDNDHLLTFVQPEKSSHDLDEEETRAGLVADGRTLLCEDGFVDAALDTLESQKVSHQVTNENLAAAEEHESMEGDHQAADLRACQQDSGEDEDEKGHSFDFDDMDLDTAVETLGNPERRRVEVGDEDVASDELQTDKNRKDSEAVAPEQTDVEMAVEVLPDECSKNNNNSNTETPTTRRDARGAAPNVLTNVESHGKDGQPSNTGLPQTPGEDQIPAQAAPLAVDSVENAQDASATLSNMEAPVSGKDSKKNGKQGKGKGKDDCKVT; from the exons ATGGGCACCCAGGGCACAGGACGCAAAAGAAACAGTAACAAGGAGCGAACCACGGCAGAGGACGATGCCCTCAATCTCATCGCCAGAGAC GCCGAGGCCCGACTGGCAGCCAAGAGGGCAGCGAGGGCGGAAGCCAGAGAGATCCGCATGCGGGAGCTTGAGAGGCAACAAAAAGAg CTTTCAGATGACGACGAACGGATGTCTGCGGGGAGCCGAGGCAGCGCCAGG GGCTCGTCCTTGCTCTCGCATAAgtccaagaaaaagaagaaacataAGCACAAAGATAAGGAC AGGAACGGCCACGATGATGAGCACAGTGTTCTATCCAGCCGG GCATCGTACGCCGCCTCATCTGACATGTACAGCCTCAATGGCctgtccgccgccgccgcaggcAGGAACCCGGCTTCGACTGGTTCCTACCAG AGCTCCTTATACGAGGACGGGCTCTATTCCGGGTCGCGCCAAGTGTCCGGCTCCAACTCTGGCTCCCATATc CCAATAGAGTACGCTAGCTACCGCAGCAGCTCCAACTCCAGAACTTCCAGTCGGGCCAATTCTGCCCGTACCAGCCCAGTG GACGAGCGCGGTGGCTCTGTTGCCAGTCTGTTGAGAAGCGTTTCCGGTAGCAGGGGACTCCCCAGGGATCTGGCCAATGTTACCATTCCCGATTTTTTAGAC GTAGACGACAGGGATTATCCTGAGAAA GGTTCTCGAGCGGCTTCCGCATTAACGGCGACCACTCTCACCTCCCTCGGCGGGAGTTCCTCACGGAGAGGAAGCGTCGAGAGCGCCCTCACCGTCGATGCGGAAAGTGCCACAAGGGAAATCAAG GAAATTCATGAACTGAAGGATCAGATTCAAGATGTGGAGTCCAAGTACAGTCAGAACCTAAAAGAAGTCAAG gagGCCTTAGCAGAGGTGGAGGAGAAGTACCGCAAGGCCATGGTGTCCAACGCCCAGCTggacaatgaaaaaaacaacctgaTGTACCAGGTGGACACGCTCAAAGACTCGCTGATGGAACTGGAGGAACTCCTGTCTGAGTCAAGGCGGCAGTTCGAGGACAAGCTCAAG GATTTTGAACGTGAGCAACACGCCCACAGTGTGCTTCAGTTCCAGTTCAACGACATGAAGGAGACCCTGAAACAAAGCGAGGAGCTGCTAAAT GAGATTCGCCAGTTGCGTTTGAAGCAGGAGAGTTTTGCTAGGGAAATAGCCGATCTCCAAGAAACAGTGGAGTGGAAGGATAAGAAAATTGGG GCCTTAGAGCGACAGAAAGAATACACGGACGCGATCCGAACCGAGCGAGACGATCTCAGAGAAGAGGTGGTGAAGCTGAAAGATATTCTGAAG AAACACGGAATAGTGCTGGGACCCGACCTGAGCGTCAACGGCGACGCCAACGAGACGGAAACGGACGCGGCCGCCGGCGGAGACGGCGCTTCGCCGAGCTCCCCGGCGGAGGGGAGCAGCGTGCTTG GAAGCTCAGACGACTCTGGGTTGAGAAGTAGAGGCAAGGAAGCGGTGGATCAAGAAGAGCGCGGACAAGTGTTTGAGGAAGGCCAGACGAGCGCCGCCGATAGGCTCTCGGACACTTATGAGGCGTCCGGCTCCgtgaaagaaaagatggcaaaTGCCGTCGTTCAAGACAATGACGCAACGGGTCAAACAGTCACGCGAGTCAACTCTGATTTAGAGGAGACAGACGCAATAATGAATGGTAATTTGATAGAAGCTGTCCAAGAATTGTGCCCCCAAGATCAAACAAGTCCCCAAACAAGTTGCCCAGTAGGCGCTAATGAGTCCGAATCAAGTCGCCAAGAACAAATGAAAGATTCCGAATCGTGTCCCCATCTGGAGCTCCTTCATGAAGAGATGGGAGACGTCGTAGCTTTTGAAGAAAATTCCCAATCGTGTCCCTTAGATGGTGAATATGCTGAACCGTGTCCCCGTGTGCAAGGCGTTGGAGAACCTCAGTCTGGTCTCCAAGCAGATTTGCAATCATCTCCTCAAGAAGATATTCCTCCATCTAAATCCTGTCAAGGGGAAGATGTCAAAACATCTCCCCATGGAGATGGGAAAGATTTCGAATCAAACATTCAAGACCCAGAATGGTGCCCCCAAGTAGAGGTCAAAAGTTCTGAATGGTGTCCCCAAGTGGAAGATGCAAAGGATGACGGACAAGAAGACGGAAATGATTCGGAACCGTGTTCCCGAGTACAAGTCGGCCAAGACTCGCAATCTGGTCCGCGAGTCGTGGAGGGCATCGCTGAACTGCAGCAGGAAACTGCTGAAGCAAGCAGCGGTGACGCAGAAACAAATGTCACCAAGCCTGCCGCCGGTAAGAGCGCAAACGTCcgtgggaaaaagaaaaaaaagaagaggagaggCAAAAGGAAAGCTGAGGAACTAAGTCATCAAAGGGACAACAAAGGAGGAAATGGGACCACGGAGCAAGACAAGCTCCAGACAGAAGGCGCAGGAGCACCATTAGCAAACGCAGACTGTGCTCACGACATCCAGTGCCTTCAAGAAGCCACTCAACAGGCGGAGCCCGCAAACCTTCACCATCTCCAAGAAAGCACGACGGCGCAAATGCTCCATGCGGATGAGCAAAGCAGTCGAcatttggaaatggaaaaagtaGAAATAGTGCAAGCGCAAGCTCCAAAAGAAAGTTTTGATTCTGCCGAAGCGCAGGAAGGATCAGATCCCATTTTGGACAAAGACGCCATTATAGATGACACCACCATCGTTTCAGGTCCTGGTGACACGACCTTTGTCCAGAATGAAGTTGAAACAAGTTCTCCAACGCTCAACGATAATAAGGAAGACTCCGTAGGCCAGTTGGAAAGCTGCGACGAAGCGGCCTCAGAAAGTCACAATCGGGTGTCTGTGACGTCTCCCGACGACATCGGCGACGGTCTCCAAGACTCGTCGTCATCGTCTGCGCTACGAGCCGATAGCCTCACGGAGGTTGTTTTCAAACAGCAAACGTTTACAAATcaagaggatgaggagatCTTGAAAAAGGACAACGACCACTTGCTCACTTTTGTCCAGCCGGAGAAATCCTCGCATGACCTTGACGAGGAGGAGACTCGGGCCGGACTCGTTGCCGACGGACGGACTTTGCTTTGCGAAGATGGTTTTGTTGACGCTGCCTTGGACACGCTGGAGTCGCAGAAAGTGAGCCATCAAGTCACGAATGAAAACCTAGCTGCTGCAGAGGAGCATGAAAGCATGGAAGGTGACCATCAAGCCGCCGATCTCCGCGCCTGCCAGCAGGACAGTGGGGAGGATGAAGATGAGAAAGGGCATTCCTTTGATTTTGACGACATGGACCTGGACACCGCCGTGGAGACGCTGGGAAATCCTGAGCGGCGGCGAGTTGAGGTGGGAGATGAAGACGTCGCATCAGATGAGCTCCAAACCGACAAGAACAGAAAGGATAGCGAGGCGGTCGCACCAGAGCAGACAGATGTTGAGATGGCCGTGGAAGTCCTGCCAGATGAATGTagtaagaataataataatagcaatACTGAAACGCCAACAACGCGGAGAGATGCGCGTGGAGCCGCACCAAACGTTTTGACCAATGTAGAAAGCCACGGGAAGGACGGCCAGCCTTCCAACACTGGACTTCCGCAAACCCCGGGCGAAGACCAAATCCCAGCTCAGGCCGCGCCGTTAGCGGTAGATAGCGTTGAGAATGCGCAAGATGCAAGCGCCACCCTTAGCAACATGGAGGCGCCCGTCTCTGGAAAAGACAGCAAGAAAAATGGAAAGCAGGGAAAAGGCAAGGGCAAAGATGACTGCAAGGTGACTTAG